CCCCGACGGCGGGCCTGTCAGCGCAGCTTGAGCACGGCGAGGTGCTCGCGAAAGCGCGTACGCGCCGCGATGCGGTCCTCGTGCGGGAGCTGCAGCTCGCTGCAGATGCGGCTGATCTCGTTGTCTTCGGTCTGCGAGATCGATTCGTCCGAGGAGCTGACGGCGAACAGGCACTCGAGCAGCGACAGCTTCTGTTCGCGCGTCGCCAGCTTGTTGAACTCGCGCGTGACCAGGAAGTTTTCGGTGCCGCCGAACAGCATGTTCTGCGTCTTGGCCATCTGCACGACGAGCACCGCCTGCTCCTCGGGAAGGCCGCCGAGCTTCGTGACGATCTCCTCCATCGCCTCCTGCTCGTGCTGGCTGACGTCGAGGTCGGCGCGCGCGACGCGGCACAGGATGAACGCGAAGGCTGCGACGTACTTGGCCTGGTCCGCATCCATCGAGTCCAGGGCAGCGACGATCTTGCGGACGGTTTCGGTCTCCGCGGAGGAGGCAGCGGTCTTCTTGCGGGACAGGCCCAGGAAATCGGCGATCGGCATGCGCGTGTTTTGCCGTGACCAGCCCCGAACTCCAGCCGCTGGCGCGACGACGGTGGTGCCGCCGTCGGCTCGGGCGGCGCCGGCCGCCCCGCGCGCCGCCGGTCGCTGCGGCGCTGCCCGCCGGCGACGGACGTGTCTCGGTAGTGGCAGCGCGGCGGCGGCCGCCGCCGGTTGATTCGTGGAGTTTCTCTAACTATGGAGAATCTCCATGGCCGCTTCCTCTATTCATGGTGATGCAGCGGCCGGCCCGGCCGCGGGCGCGGCCGAGCCCGAGGAAGGCCGCCGCAGCCGCCGCCGGCGCGAGCTGCACCAGAGGATCTTCGACACCGCCCGCGCCCTGTTCCTGCAGAAGGGCTTCGAGGCCACCCGCGTCGAGGACATCGCCGCCGCGGCCGACATCGCGCCGGCGACGTTCTTCAATCACTTCCCGAGCAAGGAGGCTGTCCTTCGCGAGATGGCCGGCGAGGTGTTCACGCGCTTCCATTCACTGGTGCGCGAGCAGCTCGCGCGCGACGTGTCCACGCGCGATCGCCTGATCGGATTCGCCGACACCGCCGCGCGCCTGGTCGAGCGCGGTCCGGAGCTGACCCGGCGTGTGCTTCTCGAGGTGCACAAGGCCGTGGGCCCCGGCCAGGCAGGAGCGGAGCTTGCCGGCCTGGAGGCCGAGATGGCCGCCGTCGTCCGCGCCGGCGTCGAGCGCGGCGACGTCCGCAGCGATGTCGAGGAAAGCCTGCTGGCCGAGCTGGCCGTCAGCGCGATCATCGGCGTCATGACGCGCTGGATTCACGACGGCGCCTATCCGCTGCGCGAGCGCATGCGGCAGGCCGCGTCTTTTCTCGCCGAAGCCTTCGCGCCCGGCCGTCCTCAGACCTGATTCCCGAAAGGAGCGAACATGCAGACCGAGCTTTGCAGGAAACTGGGCATCGAGTTCCCGATCTTCGCATTCACGCACTGCCGCGACGTGGTCGCTGCGGTGAGCAACGCAGGCGGTTTCGGTGTGCTCGGCGCCGTCGGGTTCTCGCCCGAGCAGCTCGAGGTCGAGCTGAAATGGATCGACGAGCACGTTGGCGACAGGCCTTACGGCGTCGACATCGTCATCCCGCAGAAGTACGAAGGCATGGGCGAGATCGATCCGGACGCGCTCGAGACGATGCTGCGTGCGCAGATCCCGAGCGAGCACCGCGAGTTCGCCAGAAAGCTGCTCGCCGACCACGGCGTGCCCGAGCTGCCGCCCGAAGAGAAGACGCGCGAGCTGCTCGGCTGGACCGAGGCGACGGCAGGGCCGCAGGTGGAGACGGCGCTGCGGCACGAGAAGGTGCGCGTGATCGCCAACGCGCTGGGCACGCCGCCGCGCGAGATCATCGAGCACATCCAGTCCACCGGCCGCATGGTCGCCGCGCTGTGCGGCAGCCCCAAGCAGGCGCTCGCGCACAAGGAGGCCGGCCTGGACTTCATCATCGCCCAGGGCACCGAAGGCGGCGGACACACCGGCGAGATCGGCAGCGTCGTGCTGTGGCCGCAGGTGATCGATGCGGTGGCCCCTCTTCCCGTGCTCGCGGCCGGCGGCATCGGCACCGGCCGCCAGATCGCCGCGGCGCTGGCCATGGGAGCGCAAGGCGTGTGGACGGGGTCGATCTGGCTGACGGTGACGGAGGCCGATTCGCCGCCCGAGCAGAAGGAGTCGTACCTGAAGGCCACCAGCCGCGACACGATCCGCTCGCGCGCGTGGACCGGCAAGCCCTGCCGCATGCTCAAGAACGAGTGGACGGAGGCCTGGGAGGCCCCCGGCAATCCCAAGCCGCTCGGCATGCCGCTGCAGTTCATGGTCACGGCCGATGCGGTCTCGCGCACGCATCGCTATGCGAGCAAGGCGCAGAAGGTCGCGTTCAATCCGGTCGGCCAGATCGTTGGCACCATGAACGAGGTGCAGCCGGTGCGCCGCGTGATGCAGCGCCTGGTCGAGGAGTATCTGGACTCGGTCGAAAGGCTGCAGGGGCTGCTGCCGCAGGCATAGCGGGCCGAGACTCAAGCCCTGCGCGTCTGTGGCGCGCCCCTCGGACCGTTTCAGCGAACCTCGTTGCGAATCGTGCCGGCGCGCTCGACGTGGATGACCACGCGGTCGCCGCGCCTGAGATAGATGCCGGCGCTGCGCGCCTCGCCGATGTAGCGCTCGATGGCGTGCGATGGCACGCCGCGGCCCCAGCCGCCCAGGATCCAGTCGAGCACGCCGCCGAGCTTCTGCGCCATGGTGACGCCCTCGAACACCGTTCCGCTCGGCGTGCCCGCCATGATCAGCGTGCGCTCGGGAATGACGCCCTCGGCCATGCCCGGCAACGCCACGCGCGTGCCGCGGTGCTCCCACGTCGTCTGCTGACGAGCCCACGTCTGGGCGAGGATCTCGTCGAAGTCCCAAACCATGAGGCTCGCCGGCGACTGCTGGCGCACGGCCTCGTTGACGTAGAGCCGAAGCTCGAGCCCGGTGGCGAAGCTGCGAAAATCGCGCGGGATCACGAACAGGTCGCCGACGGGCAGATAGCCGTCGAAGCTCTTGCCGGTGGCGAAGCCGTCGCCCGACTCGGGCTTCCACGGATCGACGTGCCGGAGCAGCGTGGCACGGTCGGTGTAGTCGTTGCACAGCATCACGCCCATGTGCGGCGGCGTCGCGCCCTTCGCGAGCGGCTCAAGCGTGACCCACGCAACCTCGACCTCGTAGTCGAGCAGCGCATCTCCGGCATCGACCGGCGCGCGCGGCGGCGTGGGAGCGACGAGCTTGGGAAACAGGAACGGACCGTTTTCGACGCCGGCGTCGGAGGCGTGCTCGGGATAGTTGGTGCCCGCGGCGATGTGCGCATCGCGCAAGTCGAGCGGCTGGACGAGGTCGGCCGCCGCAACGGTCACACGCGCCGCCGGCGCAGCGCCGTCGATGGCATGCTGCAGGCGCTCGTAGCCGTACTCGCGAAACAGCGCCACCGGATCATTTGCGTCGCGCTGCAGCGCGGCCGACAGATCGACGGCGTCCACTTGTCCTGCCTCGTACCGCTGCACCGCCAGCACGCGATGGTCGTCGCCGGTGCGGATGCGCGCGAACGTCAACGCCTCGCGCGTGGGGGCGATGGTCACGGAGTCGAACAGCGCGGCATCGACGGCCGTGCCAGTCTCCGCTGGCGGCGGGGCCGCACAGGCGCTCACGAAGGCTGCTGCCGAGATTGCCAGCCGCATGCCGGTTCTCATGCTGCCGAGCATGGCGCATCGTCCGCAGCGCCACCATGCGCGGCGACTTCCGCTGCAGGCGACGTTCCGACGATCGCCGCCATTGCATGCGTGATGGCCGCGCGAGGGTCGGCCAGGCCGGTGTGGCAACGAAAAGCGATGTGCTGATCGGGACGCACCAGCAGCACGCCGTCCTCCTCCATGCCCGCCGTGCCGCTCCACCAGCGTTCGGCATCGGAGAAATCGCGACCAACCTCCAGGCAGCGGATGGCCGGATCGAG
This is a stretch of genomic DNA from Candidatus Limnocylindrales bacterium. It encodes these proteins:
- a CDS encoding fumarylacetoacetate hydrolase family protein; this encodes MRLAISAAAFVSACAAPPPAETGTAVDAALFDSVTIAPTREALTFARIRTGDDHRVLAVQRYEAGQVDAVDLSAALQRDANDPVALFREYGYERLQHAIDGAAPAARVTVAAADLVQPLDLRDAHIAAGTNYPEHASDAGVENGPFLFPKLVAPTPPRAPVDAGDALLDYEVEVAWVTLEPLAKGATPPHMGVMLCNDYTDRATLLRHVDPWKPESGDGFATGKSFDGYLPVGDLFVIPRDFRSFATGLELRLYVNEAVRQQSPASLMVWDFDEILAQTWARQQTTWEHRGTRVALPGMAEGVIPERTLIMAGTPSGTVFEGVTMAQKLGGVLDWILGGWGRGVPSHAIERYIGEARSAGIYLRRGDRVVIHVERAGTIRNEVR
- a CDS encoding nitronate monooxygenase family protein, whose product is MQTELCRKLGIEFPIFAFTHCRDVVAAVSNAGGFGVLGAVGFSPEQLEVELKWIDEHVGDRPYGVDIVIPQKYEGMGEIDPDALETMLRAQIPSEHREFARKLLADHGVPELPPEEKTRELLGWTEATAGPQVETALRHEKVRVIANALGTPPREIIEHIQSTGRMVAALCGSPKQALAHKEAGLDFIIAQGTEGGGHTGEIGSVVLWPQVIDAVAPLPVLAAGGIGTGRQIAAALAMGAQGVWTGSIWLTVTEADSPPEQKESYLKATSRDTIRSRAWTGKPCRMLKNEWTEAWEAPGNPKPLGMPLQFMVTADAVSRTHRYASKAQKVAFNPVGQIVGTMNEVQPVRRVMQRLVEEYLDSVERLQGLLPQA
- a CDS encoding TetR/AcrR family transcriptional regulator, which translates into the protein MAASSIHGDAAAGPAAGAAEPEEGRRSRRRRELHQRIFDTARALFLQKGFEATRVEDIAAAADIAPATFFNHFPSKEAVLREMAGEVFTRFHSLVREQLARDVSTRDRLIGFADTAARLVERGPELTRRVLLEVHKAVGPGQAGAELAGLEAEMAAVVRAGVERGDVRSDVEESLLAELAVSAIIGVMTRWIHDGAYPLRERMRQAASFLAEAFAPGRPQT
- a CDS encoding TerB family tellurite resistance protein → MPIADFLGLSRKKTAASSAETETVRKIVAALDSMDADQAKYVAAFAFILCRVARADLDVSQHEQEAMEEIVTKLGGLPEEQAVLVVQMAKTQNMLFGGTENFLVTREFNKLATREQKLSLLECLFAVSSSDESISQTEDNEISRICSELQLPHEDRIAARTRFREHLAVLKLR